In the Mytilus galloprovincialis chromosome 10, xbMytGall1.hap1.1, whole genome shotgun sequence genome, one interval contains:
- the LOC143048288 gene encoding G1/S-specific cyclin-D2-like: protein MDLMCCEAESLKRAYEDPVLLKDDRVLHNLLATEDKYQPSASYFKCVQSDIKPYMRKMVAEWMLEVCEEQQCEEEVFPLAMNYIDRFMSVVDIPRTRLQLLGAVSMFLASKLKETNPLTAEKLVVYTDNSVTLEDLMTMELLVLNKLKWDLSAITPHDFLEQILSRIPMETDLRNSIKRHAQIFIALCSKDCKFMMYPPSMIAAGSLGAAAHGLLKSSSHKLLGNLHQILGIDIDCLRSCQEQIEQTLASNLSNVDNMQETNSSKTDYHSNRDHIEGQPTTPTDVQDIVF from the exons ATGGATTTGATGTGTTGTGAGGCTGAATCTTTAAAAAGAGCGTACGAAGATCCAGTACTGTTAAAAGATGACAGAGTTTTGCACAATTTACTTGCTACAGAAGACAAATATCAGCCATCAGCAAGTTATTTTAAATGTGTTCAATCAGACATTAAACCATACATGAGGAAAATGGTTGCAGAATGGATGTTAGAG GTATGTGAAGAACAACAGTGTGAAGAAGAAGTATTTCCTTTAGCAATGAACTATATAGATCGTTTTATGTCAGTGGTAGATATTCCAAGAACAAGACTTCAACTTTTAGGAGCAGTTTCAATGTTTCTGGCATCAAAATTAAAAGAGACAAATCCATTAACGGCTGAGAAATTGGTTGTGTATACAGATAATTCTGTCACACTAGAAGATTTAATG aCAATGGAATTATTAGTATTGAACAAATTGAAATGGGACTTGTCAGCCATCACACCTCACGACTTCTTGGAACAAATTTTAAGTCGGATACCAATGGAAACGGACCTCCGAAATTCAATAAAAAGACATGCACAGATATTTATTGCCTTATGTTCAAAAG ACTGTAAGTTTATGATGTATCCTCCATCAATGATAGCCGCCGGAAGTCTTGGAGCAGCAGCACATGGACTGTTAAAATCTTCAAGTCATAAATTATTGGGAAACCTGCATCAAATTTTAGGAATAGATATT GACTGTTTACGATCGTGTCAAGAGCAGATAGAACAAACATTAGCATCAAATTTATCGAACGTTGACAACATGCAAGaaacaaattcatcaaaaacagACTATCATTCAAATAGAGACCATATAGAAGGCCAACCAACAACACCCACAGATGTTCAGGATATTGTTTTCTGA